A window of the Aquarana catesbeiana isolate 2022-GZ linkage group LG05, ASM4218655v1, whole genome shotgun sequence genome harbors these coding sequences:
- the LOC141144406 gene encoding uncharacterized protein yields the protein MLDFLRCVMDLRSTTSNISETEEEGDAVDTQPAQEEDVGVTEQGPEENPSSQSTATATLDRQRVPIRSVGATTPRARKRHGHPKRDMDAAMLGFMEEMRATRRADTTDPFSDPNNQDASFARNLYHHLVRVPNDRKMDVQMSIFNFTGVCIRAAMSGEPMPPVITHHQRPYHGEQAPQHSFHPYHPGINPHHQRAPAHTGQNVVPPPQVAPTYESSSSQGTSYSHSSQSSTPYSTSHSPYYQDL from the exons ATGCTGGACTTCTTAAGATGTGTGATGGACTTAAGAAG TACCACCAGCAACATTTCAGAAACTGAAGAGGAGGGGGATGCAGTGGATACCCAGCCTGCACAAGAGGAAGACGTGGGAGTTACCGAGCAAGGTCCCGAAGAAAACCCGTCCTCCCAATCTACAGCAACAGCCACGCTTGATAGACAACGTGTGCCT ATTCGTTCTGTTGGAGCTACCACACCGAGGGCCAGGAAACGTCACGGACATCCCAAACGTGACATGGATGCAGCCATGTTAGGTTTTATGGAGGAGATGAGGGCAACAAGAAGGGCTGATACCACCGACCCATTTTCAGACCCCAATAACCAAGATGCAAGTTTTGCTCGGAATTTGTACCACCATTTAGTAAGAGTTCCAAATGATCGTAAAATGGATGTGCAAATGTCCATCTTTAATTTTACAGGTGTGTGCATAAGGGCTGCAATGTCTGGAGAACCCATGCCACCAGTCATTACCCATCACCAACGTCCATACCATGGTGAGCAAGCTCCACAACATTCATTTCATCCATATCATCCAGGCATTAACCCCCATCACCAACGTGCACCAGCCCACACTGGCCAAAATGTTGTACCCCCACCGCAAGTGGCACCCACCTATGAGTCCTCCAGTTCACAGGGTACTTCATACAGCCATTCCTCCCAGTCATCCACTCCCTATTCCACTTCCCACAGTCCTTATTATCAGGACCTTTAA